A DNA window from Eretmochelys imbricata isolate rEreImb1 chromosome 3, rEreImb1.hap1, whole genome shotgun sequence contains the following coding sequences:
- the COX7A2 gene encoding cytochrome c oxidase subunit 7A2, mitochondrial, with product MLRNLLALRQISQRTISTASRRQAANRVPEKQKLFQEDNGMPVYLKGGLADGLLYRTTMALTVFGTCYAVYELFVAAMPKKVK from the exons GCTCTTCGGCAAATTTCCCAGAGGACCATAAGCACTGCTTCACGCAGACAAGCTGCGAACAGAGTTCCAGAGAAGCAGAAGCTTTTTCAG GAGGACAATGGAATGCCAGTGTATCTTAAGGGTGGACTAGCAGATGGTTTGCTGTATAGAACCACCATGGCTCTAACAGTTTTTG GAACATGCTACGCTGTTTATGAGCTGTTTGTAGCTGCAATGCCCAAGAAAGTGAAATGA